The sequence CATATATATTATATAAAACATATATATTATATAAAACATATATATTATATAAAACATATATATATTAAGTTTATTTATTTTTTATATTTTATTTTTTAAATAATAATTTATTATTATTATTAATTGATTGTTTTTTTTTTATATATCTGTAATAATAAATTATTTTATTTATTAAAACTTTTTATTTAATAGAACTTATATGCTTAATAAAAATACTATTCAAATTTTTACAAAAATAATACAATATCAAAAAAATCCAATTAAAACTTTTAATACTTTATGTAAAAAAAAAAAATATACTTTATTGTTAGAATCCTCAGAAAAAAAAAAACAAAAAAAAAGTATTATCATTATTGATAGTGCATTAAAAATTTTTGCGGAAGGTTTTAAAGTTTTCATTAAATCTTTAACTTTAAATGGACAAGCAATATTAAATTTATTAGATAAAAAATTACCAAAAAATTTATGCATTCTAAAAAAAGAAAATTTAAGAATATTATTATTTAAAAAAAATAAAAAACAAATGCATGAAGAAGAATCTTTACAATCTGTATCAATTTTTGATAGTTTTCGTTTATTAATTAAAAGTATTTTAATTCCTTCACAATATCCATATTCTATGTTTTTTGGTGGTTTATTTTCATATGATTTAATTAATACATTTGAAAATTTACCTTATACACAAAAAATTAATCAATGTCCTGATTTTTGTTTTTATTTAGCAGAAAGTTTATTAATTATTAATCACCAAAAAAAAAATACTATTTTACAAATTAGTACTTTTACAAAAAATATTCCTGAATTAAATCGCTTAAAAAAAAGATTCTATAAAATACAAAAAATTTTAAAAAAAAAATTAATTTCTTTAACTTCAGTTTCTTCAGAAAATATTTCTGTATCTACTAATATTACTGATAAAAAATTTATTAAAATTATTCAAAATTTACAATTATTAATAAAATGTGGAGAAATTTTTCAAATTGTTCCATCTCGTAAATTTTTTATTCCTTGTAAACATTCATTACATTCATATCAAATTTTAAAAAAAAATAATCCTAGTCCATATATGTTTTACTTACAAGATAAAAATTTTGTTTTATTTGGTGCTTCACCGGAAAGTTTTTTAAAATATTGTCCTAATAAAAATCTTATTGAAATACATCCTATTGCAGGAACTCGTCCTAGAGGAAAAAATTTAGATTTTTCTATTAATCAAGAATTAGATAATCGTTTAGAATTATCTTTACGTATTAATACTAAAGAACTTGCAGAACATATTATGTTAGTTGATTTAGCGAGAAATGATTTAGCAAAAATTTGTAAATGTGGAAGTCGAAAAGTTTCTAAATTAATGCAAATAGAAAAATATTCACATGTTATGCATTTAGTGTCGAAAGTTACAGGGAAATTAAAAAAAAATTTAGATATCTTTCATGCATATCAATCTTGTATGAATATGGGTACTTTAACTGGTGCACCAAAAATTCGTGCAATGCAAATTATTGCTCAAATAGAACAAACAAAACGTGGAAGTTATGGAGGATCAATTGGATATTTTACTGGCTTAGGAAAATTGGATACTAGTATTATTA comes from Buchnera aphidicola (Tuberolachnus salignus) and encodes:
- a CDS encoding anthranilate synthase component 1; its protein translation is MLNKNTIQIFTKIIQYQKNPIKTFNTLCKKKKYTLLLESSEKKKQKKSIIIIDSALKIFAEGFKVFIKSLTLNGQAILNLLDKKLPKNLCILKKENLRILLFKKNKKQMHEEESLQSVSIFDSFRLLIKSILIPSQYPYSMFFGGLFSYDLINTFENLPYTQKINQCPDFCFYLAESLLIINHQKKNTILQISTFTKNIPELNRLKKRFYKIQKILKKKLISLTSVSSENISVSTNITDKKFIKIIQNLQLLIKCGEIFQIVPSRKFFIPCKHSLHSYQILKKNNPSPYMFYLQDKNFVLFGASPESFLKYCPNKNLIEIHPIAGTRPRGKNLDFSINQELDNRLELSLRINTKELAEHIMLVDLARNDLAKICKCGSRKVSKLMQIEKYSHVMHLVSKVTGKLKKNLDIFHAYQSCMNMGTLTGAPKIRAMQIIAQIEQTKRGSYGGSIGYFTGLGKLDTSIIIRSAYVENNIATVQAGAGIMFDSSPLEELNECFNKAYVVLLSIFQSCNSLGVLKI